In the genome of Flavobacterium panacagri, one region contains:
- a CDS encoding response regulator transcription factor, with the protein MENTNKRILLVEDDLNFGAVLKDYLMLNDFEVTLAKNGMEGFEKFKKDVYDLCILDVMMPYKDGYTLAKEIREKNSEVPIIFLTAKSMKEDVLKGYKAGADDYLNKPFDSEVLLMKIKAIIQRKSADTKAEQVQFEFNIGKFHLNSKLRFLTYQDEEPIKLSPKENELLKMLILHENDLMPRELALTKIWRDDNYFTSRSMDVYIAKLRKYLKADEDVEILNIHGEGFRLVVKSKVAE; encoded by the coding sequence CCTAAATTTTGGGGCGGTTCTTAAAGATTATCTAATGTTAAATGACTTTGAAGTTACTTTAGCTAAAAACGGTATGGAAGGTTTCGAAAAATTCAAGAAAGATGTATACGATTTGTGTATTCTTGATGTAATGATGCCTTATAAAGATGGTTATACTTTGGCCAAAGAAATTAGAGAAAAGAACAGTGAAGTGCCAATTATCTTTTTAACAGCAAAATCTATGAAAGAAGATGTGTTAAAAGGTTACAAAGCTGGTGCTGATGACTATTTAAATAAACCTTTTGATTCAGAAGTTCTTTTAATGAAGATTAAAGCAATCATTCAAAGAAAATCTGCTGATACAAAGGCAGAACAAGTACAATTCGAATTTAATATTGGTAAATTCCACTTAAATTCAAAACTTAGATTCTTGACTTATCAAGATGAAGAGCCTATTAAATTGTCTCCAAAAGAAAATGAATTGCTTAAAATGCTTATTCTTCATGAAAATGACTTAATGCCAAGAGAATTAGCTTTAACAAAAATCTGGAGAGATGACAACTACTTTACTTCAAGAAGTATGGACGTTTACATCGCTAAATTGAGAAAATATTTGAAAGCAGATGAAGATGTTGAAATCTTAAACATCCATGGAGAAGGATTCAGATTAGTGGTAAAAAGCAAAGTTGCTGAATAA